A single region of the Vicia villosa cultivar HV-30 ecotype Madison, WI linkage group LG4, Vvil1.0, whole genome shotgun sequence genome encodes:
- the LOC131594910 gene encoding putative disease resistance RPP13-like protein 1, with protein sequence MALELVGGAFLEAGFAALLGKIAYPAVVAFFKKNQSSVTLLKRLKISLLSINVVLSDAEEKQITNGYVKEWMEELKGVVFDADDVMDEICTYAKISEVRVNNHDFITPFNLHDAELEQKVRDIIERLDFIIKQKDMLQLQMVKEVKIPPKVPTSSVVGSSDVYGRDDDKEALMKLLFSDDPEGECNISVIPIVGMGGIGKTTLAKLVYNDERVQREFDIKAWVYVSEKFDVIKITKTLVEEITLCSCSIEELNLLQRDLKKRLLKKKFLIILDDVWNQNYIKWETLKNPFVYGAPGSKIIVTTRIAHVASIMQTVKPYYLSELSDDDCWMLFSKHVFGYANSNAHQNLRNIGKKIIKKCKGLPLAVKTLAGLLRSKDDTKEWYKVLNSEIWDLQDDESNILPALRLSYHYLPSNAKRCFAYCSVFPKDYEYEKEKLILLWMAEGLLQQLRRHKRIEEAGDEIFSELVSRSFFQQSKRNKSCFVMHHFVNDLAQFVSGKFSVRVEGNYDEVEESARYLLHLIARKFPAAHWKTISKAIHLRTFMELRLVDKSVSFIDEVPHDLLIKLKCLRVLSLEGIYLRGLPDSVTELIHLRYLDLSGAKMNMLWESIGGLYNLETLKLVGCSNLQQLPKDFHKLVSLRYLDITRTRLKWMPLHMNALTNLQNLSDFFAGKEYGSSIGELGELSDLHGSLFIHNFEHVSFVDSGKAVLSKKEFLEKLVLEWNENGDTDNSRQEKDILERLEPHTNLKELSIYNYLGTEFPNWVGDSSFCNLLFMDLKGSKYCYKLPPLGQLGSLKELRISQFDGLVSVGSEFYGDATQSFGSLETLRIENMSSWEEWQHPNEANKAFAVLKELHINSCPRLIKDLPINLPSLTLLVIRDCKKLVSSLPTTSSALRVLNIDNCGNLKFPTRVYQFHQTLTSLYLHNSFDSLVLLPLDIFPKLKSLDVSGCKNLEAFTVSGTMRIRRPILASLRSLFISNCPKLVTFPIEGFFAPKLALLNIDYCEELKSLPLKMDLLLPGLIELQLWRCPQIQPIEKWPCDLRSVRIWNCDKLIARHLEWDQSNPLHLTDFTMSGAFTVKSEECCSTVASSTFGSGRRALSSSSQKKSFSKIVFR encoded by the coding sequence ATGGCATTGGAACTCGTAGGTGGAGCTTTCTTAGAGGCTGGCTTTGCTGCTTTGCTTGGAAAGATAGCATATCCTGCAGTAGTTGCATTCTTTAAGAAAAATCAAAGTAGTGTCACCTTGCTCAAGAGGTTGAAGATCTCTTTGTTGTCCATTAATGTTGTGCTCAGTGATGCAGaagaaaaacaaataacaaaTGGCTATGTGAAAGAATGGATGGAGGAACTCAAAGGTGTTGTCTTTGATGCTGATGATGTAATGGATGAGATTTGTACTTATGCAAAGATAAGTGAGGTTAGAGTCAACAACCATGATTTTATTACTCCTTTTAATTTGCATGATGCTGAACTTGAACAGAAAGTACGAGACATAATTGAAAGATTAGACTTTATCATAAAACAAAAAGATATGCTTCAACTGCAAATGGTTAAAGAAGTTAAAATTCCACCAAAGGTTCCAACTTCATCGGTAGTGGGATCAAGTGATGTGTATGGTAGGGATGATGATAAAGAGGCTTTGATGAAGTTGCTGTTTTCTGATGATCCGGAAGGTGAATGTAATATAAGTGTGATTCCTATAGTTGGTATGGGGGGAATTGGAAAAACCACCTTAGCGAAGCTTGTATACAACGACGAAAGAGTGCAGAGGGAATTCGATATCAAAGCTTGGGTTTACGTGTCTGAGAAGTTTGATGTTATCAAGATTACGAAAACCCTTGTGGAAGAGATCACTTTATGCAGTTGCAGTATTGAAGAGTTGAATTTACTCCAACGAGATTTGAAGAAAAGGTTGTTGAAGAAAAAGTTTTTGATTATCTTAGATGATGTTTGGAATCAAAACTACATTAAATGGGAAACTTTGAAGAATCCGTTTGTGTACGGGGCTCCGGGAAGTAAGATTATAGTAACAACGAGAATTGCTCACGTGGCATCAATTATGCAGACGGTTAAGCCTTATTATCTTTCAGAGCTGAGTGATGATGATTGTTGGATGCTGTTTTCGAAACATGTGTTCGGATATGCAAATTCAAATGCTCATCAGAATTTAAGAAATATCGGTAAAAAGATAATTAAGAAGTGCAAAGGATTGCCTTTGGCTGTGAAGACACTTGCAGGACTTTTGAGATCTAAAGATGATACAAAGGAATGGTACAAAGTACTGAACAGTGAGATATGGGATTTGCAGGATGATGAGAGTAACATTCTTCCAGCTTTGAGGTTAAGTTATCATTATCTTCCATCAAATGCGAAGAGATGTTTTGCTTATTGTTCAGTTTTTCCAAAAGATTATGAGTATGAGAAGGAGAAGTTGATCTTACTGTGGATGGCAGAAGGTTTGCTGCAACAACTGAGGAGACACAAGAGAATTGAAGAAGCTGGAGATGAGATCTTTAGTGAACTAGTGTCTAGATCGTTTTTTCAGCAATCGAAACGCAATAAGTCGTGTTTTGTAATGCACCATTTTGTAAATGATTTAGCTCAATTTGTATCTGGAAAATTTTCTGTCAGAGTGGAAGGAAATTATGATGAAGTGGAAGAAAGTGCTCGATATTTGCTGCATTTGATTGCACGTAAATTCCCTGCCGCACATTGGAAGACTATTAGCAAAGCTATTCATCTAAGAACCTTCATGGAACTAAGATTGGTCGATAAATCTGTGAGCTTTATTGATGAGGTTCCACATGACTTGTTGATCAAGCTAAAATGTTTAAGGGTGCTGTCTTTGGAAGGCATCTATCTTAGAGGGTTGCCTGATTCAGTTACCGAGTTAATACATCTTCGGTATCTAGATCTTTCTGGGGCTAAAATGAACATGTTGTGGGAAAGCATCGGTGGTTTGTACAATTTGGAAACTctgaagctagttggatgttctaacCTACAACAACTTCCTAAAGACTTCCATAAGCTGGTTAGCCTGCGTTACTTAGATATTACTCGTACGCGTTTGAAATGGATGCCATTGCATATGAATGCATTGACAAACCTACAAAATCTAAGCGACTTTTTTGCAGGAAAAGAATATGGATCTTCAATTGGTGAGCTAGGAGAATTATCTGATTTACATGGATCATTGTTCATTCACAATTTCGAACACGTTAGCTTTGTGGATTCAGGAAAGGCCGTGTTGAGTAAAAAGGAATTTCTTGAGAAGTTAGTTTTGGAGTGGAACGAGAATGGTGATACTGATAATTCACGGCAAGAAAAAGACATACTAGAGAGGTTAGAACCCCATACAAATCTTAAAGAGCTTTCTATATATAACTATCTAGGGACAGAATTTCCTAATTGGGTGGGAGACTCTTCTTTCTGCAACTTGTTGTTCATGGATCTTAAGGGTAGCAAATACTGCTATAAATTACCTCCACTTGGACAACTTGGTTCTTTGAAAGAGCTACGGATTTCTCAATTCGACGGATTAGTGAGTGTGGGATCTGAGTTTTATGGGGATGCAACTCAGAGCTTTGGCTCCTTAGAAACTCTTAGGATTGAGAACATGTCATCGTGGGAGGAATGGCAGCATCCTAATGAGGCTAACAAAGCTTTTGCAGTACTGAAAGAACTTCATATAAATAGTTGTCCTAGATTGATAAAAGATTTACCTATTAACCTTCCATCTTTGACATTACTTGTCATCAGAGATTGCAAGAAGCTCGTTTCTTCACTTCCAACAACTTCTTCGGCTTTGCGGGTGCTTAACATTGACAACTGTGGGAACTTAAAATTCCCGACACGTGTTTATCAGTTTCATCAGACACTTACATCCTTGTACTTACACAATAGTTTTGATTCACTCGTGCTATTGCCTTTAGATATATTTCCCAAACTCAAGTCCCTGGATGTTTCTGGTTGTAAGAATCTGGAAGCATTTACAGTCTCGGGGACAATGAGAATCCGTCGTCCAATTCTTGCATCCCTGCGTTCCTTGTTCATAAGTAACTGTCCAAAGTTGGTAACCTTTCCAATAGAAGGGTTCTTCGCCCCAAAGCTCGCGTTGTTGAATATTGACTACTGCGAGGAGCTCAAGTCCCTGCCCCTGAAAATGGATCTGCTTTTGCCAGGCTTGATAGAACTCCAACTGTGGAGATGCCCTCAAATTCAGCCAATTGAGAAGTGGCCATGTGATTTAAGATCAGTCAGAATCTGGAACTGTGACAAACTCATTGCCCGTCACTTAGAGTGGGATCAATCCAATCCTCTCCATTTGACAGACTTTACAATGTCGGGGGCTTTCACTGTCAAATCTGAAGAGTGCTGCTCAACAGTTGCCAGTTCAACTTTTGGCTCTGGTAGGCGAGCACTATCAAGCTCTTCTCAgaaaaaatcattttctaaaaTAGTATTCAGATGA